In Ptychodera flava strain L36383 chromosome 17, AS_Pfla_20210202, whole genome shotgun sequence, one genomic interval encodes:
- the LOC139115550 gene encoding Golgi-associated kinase 1B-like, with protein MHVAVLCMTVLTNSLPITLTERESNEDASAVPKQHDSSHGNTVTHKDNDEMNIGQERTGTIFDRQRALDLSQTLHEEHGAGIENRYTDRASGKVSHEFFEPSNTVKIEEKGIIGLDEYEERMRWKTLLEKLARDEDAVPYDIPVLSREIKDHVDGERIRKEMAEQSVIGEVEQPEPKWWEQVSEEEFKSYVNGLQNEQLRFGEQYPRWFSRADVVRMEMLSTAKVTEVYHMDGHERLRLLIFDDGRTEPISDFDFCSEQCGVQKSVDDWFEIFAFHLDRVLGLHRALPSIARVIKAQAGEGIFAHDDRFTDGKPRPVIWWDPDIKHGGYFMENQNSLDLSWTDYQNELKYRCNSLYEKEHEKYYCRTRIKNIEWGKLSVFDFLLQIHDRLDRNCCGYDTDQGEFCMMNGMHDDCDDVDKQFLVHIMTRQEDRSRLVFIDNAGNRKRTPSHLNYRLLEGIREVPEEPINVLRSGNLRGMLHESLRIDKIFWKAVGEEQGVNILVDIIEKRGEILLKYIDGHSMDIIPDY; from the exons ATGCACGTGGCGGTGCTGTGCATGACAGTGTTGACAAACTCGCTGCCGATTACCTTGACGGAGAGAGAAAGTAACGAAGATGCAAGTGCAGTTCCCAAGCAACATGATAGCAGCCATGGCAACACGGTGACTCATAAAGATAATGACGAAATGAACATAGGACAAGAACGCACAGGCACCATTTTTGATAGACAACGTGCACTCGATCTCTCTCAAACATTACATGAAGAGCACGGGGCCGGCATTGAAAATCGGTACACAGATCGCGCGAGTGGTAAAGTCTCGCACGAGTTTTTTGAGCCATCGAACACCGTGAAAATCGAGGAGAAAGGCATTATAGGCTTAGATGAATACGAGGAAAGAATGAGATGGAAAACGCTGCTGGAAAAACTTGCGAGGGATGAAGACGCTGTACCGTACGACATACCGGTTCTGTCCAGAGAAATTAAAGACCACGTTGACGGAGAgaggatcagaaaagaaatggcAGAACAGTCCGTGATAGGTGAGGTGGAGCAACCAGAGCCAAAGTGGTGGGAGCAAGTATCCGAAGAAGAATTTAAAAGCTACGTCAACGGTCTTCAGAACGAGCAACTGAGGTTTGGTGAACAGTACCCACGATGGTTCAGTCGTGCCGACGTTGTACGAATGGAGATGTTGTCAACCGCGAAGGTTACCGAGGTCTATCATATGGACGGCCACGAGAGGTTGCGGCTGCTGATCTTCGACGACGGTCGTACCGAGCCAATCAGTGACTTCGACTTCTGCTCGGAGCAGTGTGGTGTCCAGAAGAGCGTCGATGATTGGTTCGAAATCTTTGCTTTCCATCTGGATCGGGTGCTCGGGCTTCATCGTGCGCTGCCGTCGATCGCCCGAGTGATAAAAGCACAGGCAGGGGAGGGCATATTCGCGCACGATGACCGGTTCACCGACGGAAAACCGCGACCTGTCATCTGGTGGGACCCTGACATCAAACATGGCGGATACTTCATGGAAAATCAAAATTCGTTGGATTTAAGTTGGACCGATTATCAAAATGAGTTGAAGTACCGATGTAATTCCCTGTACGAAAAAGAACACGAGAAATATTATTGTAGGACTAGAATCAAAAACATTGAGTGGGGTAAACTCTCCGTGTTTGACTTTCTACTTCAG ATTCATGACCGCCTCGACCGCAATTGTTGTGGATACGACACCGACCAGGGCGAGTTTTGCATGATGAACGGTATGCACGACGACTGTGATGACGTAGACAAGCAATTCTTGGTCCATATCATGACGCGCCAGGAAGACAGGTCACGGCTCGTATTCATCGACAACGCGGGAAATCGGAAAAGGACGCCGAGTCATTTGAACTATCGACTTCTGGAAGGAATCAGAGA AGTACCGGAAGAACCAATCAACGTTCTCCGGTCTGGTAATCTCCGAGGTATGCTCCACGAATCACTACGCATCGACAAGATCTTCTGGAAAGCCGTTGGTGAAGAACAGGGTGTCAATATTCTCGTCGACATCATCGAGAAGCGAGGAGAAATTCTGCTGAAATACATCGACGGCCACAGTATGGACATTATACCAGATTATTGA